Proteins encoded together in one Gemmatimonadota bacterium DH-78 window:
- a CDS encoding phospholipase D-like domain-containing protein, whose translation MTDDTARLRDALEECIAVPFTSGNRIERFLNGDEIFPAMLDAIRGAERQVDFETFVYWQGDIAERFADTLIEAAERGVSVRVLLDAVGSIPMARSLRRRLEQSAVEIRDFRPPVRWKVWEIDNRTHRKILIADDVAFTGGVGIADEWTGDARNPDEWRETHFAVRGPAVRQLAAAFLEHWLEEVDGPEVGAALREAGRQPPGERAEVGSASVQVLRSRAGVGWTDAQILLRGVVALARRRLRITTAYFVPDDGLVNLLCDAADRGVEVEVLNPGPHTDHRLSQLAGEDVYHRLLDHGVRIRRYQRTMLHSKIITVDGVLSVIGSANFNYRSLEKDDEISLTVLDRELTERLDRDYDDDVQAADEIDGNLEWARRGPVQRVGEWVARRIRFEL comes from the coding sequence ATGACCGACGACACCGCCCGGCTGCGCGACGCGCTCGAGGAGTGCATCGCGGTGCCCTTCACCTCCGGCAACCGGATCGAGCGGTTCCTGAACGGCGACGAGATCTTTCCGGCCATGCTCGACGCGATTCGGGGCGCCGAGCGACAGGTGGATTTCGAGACCTTCGTGTACTGGCAGGGCGACATCGCCGAGCGGTTCGCCGACACCCTGATCGAGGCGGCCGAGCGCGGCGTGTCGGTGCGCGTGCTCCTCGACGCCGTCGGCAGCATCCCGATGGCCCGCTCCCTTCGCCGGCGACTCGAGCAGTCGGCGGTCGAGATCCGCGACTTCCGGCCCCCCGTGCGGTGGAAGGTGTGGGAGATCGACAACCGCACGCACCGCAAGATCCTGATCGCCGACGACGTGGCCTTCACCGGCGGCGTGGGCATCGCCGACGAATGGACGGGCGACGCCCGCAACCCCGACGAGTGGCGCGAGACGCACTTCGCCGTCCGAGGCCCCGCGGTCCGCCAGCTCGCGGCGGCCTTTCTCGAACACTGGCTCGAGGAGGTGGACGGCCCGGAGGTGGGCGCCGCGCTCCGCGAAGCGGGGCGCCAGCCGCCCGGAGAGCGGGCGGAGGTCGGAAGCGCTTCGGTACAGGTGCTTCGCAGCCGAGCGGGGGTGGGGTGGACGGACGCCCAGATCCTGCTGCGGGGGGTGGTCGCTCTGGCCCGGCGACGGCTGCGCATCACCACCGCCTACTTCGTGCCGGACGACGGGCTGGTGAACCTGCTCTGCGACGCCGCGGACCGCGGTGTGGAGGTGGAGGTGCTCAACCCGGGTCCCCACACCGACCACCGCCTCTCGCAGCTGGCGGGCGAGGACGTCTACCACCGGCTGCTGGACCACGGCGTGCGCATCCGGCGCTATCAGCGCACCATGCTCCACTCCAAGATCATCACGGTCGACGGGGTGCTGAGCGTGATCGGATCGGCCAACTTCAACTACCGCTCGCTCGAGAAGGACGACGAGATCAGCCTCACCGTGCTCGACCGCGAGCTCACCGAGCGCCTCGACCGCGACTACGACGACGACGTGCAGGCGGCCGACGAGATCGACGGCAACCTGGAATGGGCGCGCCGCGGGCCGGTCCAGCGGGTCGGGGAGTGGGTCGCGCGCAGGATCCGCTTCGAGCTCTGA
- a CDS encoding DUF4105 domain-containing protein, with protein sequence MRALLLILPVALVALTAFWFVTAGRRAPRSDRSWAVDHARAVQVEVRDDSVVLRDVRDFEWHGPEEFSERYRTERVALDEVRAVWFVLAPFAERWRGLAHSFVSFELTGDRFISVSVEARREMDEGYSLARGLWRGFETTYVVGTEHDLIGLRAIRGDTLFVYPSKATPEQARSMFVDMMRRAEELRHAPEFYHTILNNCNTNLRSHVNGVASRPLPWGWGILLPGYSDALALDHGLLATDLDIEAARRRYRVDERARDALGSGDDFGRRLREGME encoded by the coding sequence ATGCGAGCCCTCCTCCTGATCCTGCCGGTCGCCCTCGTCGCGCTCACGGCGTTCTGGTTCGTGACCGCCGGCCGCCGCGCTCCCCGGAGCGATCGGAGCTGGGCGGTCGACCACGCCCGCGCGGTGCAGGTGGAGGTGCGCGACGACTCCGTGGTGCTGCGCGACGTGCGCGACTTCGAATGGCACGGCCCCGAGGAGTTCTCGGAGCGCTACCGAACCGAGCGCGTGGCTCTCGACGAGGTGCGGGCCGTCTGGTTCGTGCTCGCCCCCTTCGCCGAGCGCTGGCGCGGCCTCGCCCACAGCTTCGTGAGCTTCGAGCTCACCGGCGACCGGTTCATCTCGGTGTCGGTCGAGGCGCGGCGGGAGATGGACGAGGGGTACTCGCTCGCCCGCGGCCTGTGGAGGGGCTTCGAGACCACCTACGTGGTGGGCACCGAACACGACCTGATCGGCCTGCGGGCGATCCGGGGCGACACCCTCTTCGTGTATCCCTCGAAGGCCACCCCCGAGCAGGCCCGGTCGATGTTCGTCGACATGATGCGGCGCGCCGAGGAGCTCCGCCACGCGCCGGAGTTCTACCACACGATCCTCAACAACTGCAACACGAATCTGCGCAGCCACGTGAACGGCGTGGCCTCCCGGCCCCTTCCCTGGGGCTGGGGCATTCTCCTGCCGGGCTACTCCGACGCGCTCGCGCTCGATCACGGCCTGCTCGCCACCGACCTCGACATCGAGGCGGCCCGGCGGCGCTATCGGGTGGACGAGCGCGCGCGCGACGCCCTGGGGTCGGGAGACGACTTCGGGCGGCGGCTTCGGGAGGGGATGGAATGA
- a CDS encoding AarF/UbiB family protein, which produces MSLPVSPRNLKRYVDIARLIARHWNAGWAAPGSEVDESARADEPDDDERSARLSDDLERMGPTFIKLGQLLSTRPDITPPRLRKDLARLQSEVTPVDPDEIREAIERELGAKVSSLFSEFEPVPLATASLAQVHAARLRDGRPVVVKVRRPGVAESVRADMSVVGDVAGWLEAHTSLEDRFGLSSTLRDLGAAVERELDYRLEARNLDRIRRIVSGYDRLVVPEVIADYSSTGVLTMERIAGVNLGRISPLRRLEGDHDALARQLFRAYLDQALVHGVVHADPHPGNVMITDDGRLALIDLGMIATVPSAMRDRLLRLILAIAEGEGSAAARIGESLGTPLEDFDAEAFRHAIATRVILHDSSDDGDSLGRTFAQLTALSGAHGLRPDPSLALLGKTLLNLEETGRLLAPDFEPDREARQYAPLLLLKRAEVEASPTAALRKSLAVKDLLATLPDRAERILDQFESGDFRTRIDLGGEDRIVRALTRVANRITEGLVLAALVIGAALMFRVDTTFRIFGYPGIAMILFGLATLGGVRVLWTIARDDEG; this is translated from the coding sequence GTGAGCCTGCCCGTCTCCCCCCGGAACCTCAAGCGGTACGTCGACATCGCGCGGCTCATCGCCCGCCACTGGAACGCCGGGTGGGCGGCCCCCGGATCGGAGGTCGACGAGTCCGCCCGGGCGGACGAGCCCGACGACGACGAGCGGTCGGCCCGGCTGTCGGACGACCTCGAGCGGATGGGGCCCACCTTCATCAAGCTGGGCCAGCTGCTCTCCACCCGCCCCGACATCACCCCGCCCCGACTCCGGAAAGACCTCGCCCGCCTGCAGAGCGAGGTCACCCCGGTGGACCCCGACGAGATCCGCGAGGCGATCGAGCGGGAACTGGGGGCGAAGGTGTCGTCGCTCTTCTCCGAGTTCGAGCCCGTCCCGCTGGCCACGGCCTCCCTCGCCCAGGTGCATGCGGCCCGACTCCGCGACGGGCGCCCGGTGGTGGTGAAGGTGCGCCGTCCGGGCGTGGCCGAGTCGGTGCGCGCCGACATGTCGGTGGTCGGCGACGTGGCCGGGTGGCTCGAAGCGCACACCTCGCTCGAGGACCGCTTCGGGCTCTCCTCCACCCTGCGCGACCTGGGCGCCGCCGTGGAACGGGAACTCGACTACCGGCTCGAAGCGCGCAACCTCGACCGGATCCGGCGGATCGTGTCGGGCTACGACCGACTGGTGGTGCCGGAGGTGATCGCCGACTACTCCTCCACCGGCGTGCTCACCATGGAGCGCATCGCCGGGGTGAACCTCGGCCGGATCAGTCCGCTCCGACGTCTCGAGGGCGACCACGACGCCCTCGCGCGGCAGCTCTTCCGCGCCTACCTCGACCAGGCGCTGGTGCACGGCGTCGTCCACGCCGACCCCCACCCCGGCAATGTGATGATCACCGACGACGGGCGCCTGGCGCTGATCGATCTGGGGATGATCGCGACGGTGCCGTCGGCGATGCGCGACCGGCTGCTCCGGCTGATCCTCGCGATCGCCGAGGGCGAGGGATCGGCGGCGGCCCGGATCGGCGAGTCGCTCGGCACCCCGCTCGAGGACTTCGACGCCGAGGCCTTCCGCCACGCCATCGCCACCCGGGTGATCCTGCACGACAGCTCCGACGACGGCGACTCGCTGGGGCGCACCTTCGCCCAGCTCACGGCGCTCTCCGGTGCGCACGGACTCCGCCCGGACCCGAGCCTCGCCCTGCTGGGCAAGACGCTGCTCAACCTGGAGGAGACGGGCCGGCTGCTCGCCCCCGACTTCGAGCCCGACCGCGAAGCGCGCCAGTACGCCCCGCTGCTGCTGCTCAAGCGCGCCGAAGTGGAGGCCTCGCCCACCGCGGCCCTGCGGAAGTCGCTCGCGGTGAAAGACCTCCTGGCCACCCTGCCCGACCGGGCGGAGCGGATCCTCGACCAGTTCGAATCCGGGGACTTCCGCACGCGGATCGACCTCGGCGGGGAGGATCGGATCGTGCGCGCCCTCACCCGGGTGGCCAACCGCATCACCGAGGGCCTCGTGCTGGCGGCTCTCGTGATCGGCGCCGCACTCATGTTCCGGGTCGACACCACCTTCCGGATCTTCGGCTACCCGGGGATCGCGATGATCCTCTTCGGACTCGCCACCCTCGGGGGCGTGCGCGTGCTCTGGACCATCGCCCGCGACGACGAGGGCTGA
- the speA gene encoding biosynthetic arginine decarboxylase: MPEHRDDADHDRWTPRHSAELYGLEDWGGGYFGVSEQGTVVAYPHGSPEHAIDLHEVVRGLEARDLQPPVVLRFDDILAHRMGHLRRAFDDAIAEAEYQGRYTCVYPIKVNQQRHLCEEIRDVGRTLGFGLEAGSKPELIAGLALTEGHNDMLFVCNGFKDEEFIETVILAAKMGRNILPVVEQTHELDLIARSAERHDVTPRFGVRAKLASGGVGRWAGSAGFRGKFGLSVSQILAAVDQLREQELLDGLQMLHCHIGSQIYDIRTLKYAVSELTHLYVELVKLGAPMGVLDLGGGLGVDYDGSQSARDSSINYTLEEYASDIVHRVKAICDDADVAHPHIVTESGRALVSHSGVLVFQVLGSRTFPDEPDQALVKRALEQDSDETPQPLLDLVDAWERLQDGADPGEVYHDAEHALSEAVSLFSLGYMDITCRAATEEIYWAIGMRLLAEEGDDLPEDFADLPDRLGDIYFSNFSLFQSLIDAWGIDQIFPIMPIHRLDERPDRRGTLADITCDSDGKVDRFPGAAEPETTLPLHRLRKGGDGGPAGEYEPYYLAVFLTGAYQETLGDLHNLFGDTHAVHVVANGDGGWSLDEVVEGDTVREVLRFVQFSPDDMRRALRKEIESAVASKHLTLREAVRMRRFLDDGLDGYTYLE, from the coding sequence ATGCCCGAGCACCGCGACGACGCCGATCACGACCGCTGGACGCCCCGACATTCCGCCGAGCTGTACGGACTCGAAGACTGGGGCGGCGGATACTTCGGGGTGTCGGAGCAGGGCACGGTGGTGGCGTACCCGCACGGGTCGCCCGAGCACGCGATCGACCTGCACGAGGTGGTGCGCGGGCTCGAGGCGCGCGATCTGCAGCCCCCGGTCGTTCTGCGGTTCGACGACATTCTCGCGCATCGCATGGGGCACCTGCGACGGGCCTTCGACGACGCCATCGCCGAGGCGGAGTACCAGGGGCGCTACACCTGCGTGTACCCGATCAAGGTGAACCAGCAGCGGCATCTCTGCGAAGAGATCCGCGATGTGGGCCGCACGCTCGGGTTCGGGCTGGAGGCGGGCTCGAAGCCGGAGCTGATCGCCGGGCTCGCCCTCACCGAGGGCCACAACGACATGCTCTTCGTCTGCAACGGTTTCAAGGACGAGGAGTTCATCGAGACCGTGATCCTCGCGGCCAAGATGGGCCGCAACATCCTGCCGGTGGTGGAGCAGACGCACGAGCTCGACCTCATCGCGCGCTCGGCCGAACGGCACGACGTCACCCCCCGCTTCGGCGTGCGGGCCAAGCTCGCCTCGGGCGGGGTGGGCCGCTGGGCCGGGTCGGCCGGCTTCCGGGGCAAGTTCGGCTTGTCGGTGAGTCAGATCCTGGCCGCCGTGGATCAGTTGCGGGAGCAGGAGCTGCTCGACGGGCTGCAGATGCTGCACTGCCACATCGGGTCGCAGATCTACGACATCCGCACGCTGAAGTACGCCGTGAGCGAGCTGACACACCTCTACGTGGAGCTCGTGAAGCTGGGCGCGCCGATGGGGGTGCTCGACCTGGGTGGCGGGCTCGGCGTGGACTACGACGGATCGCAGTCGGCGCGCGACTCCAGCATCAACTACACCCTCGAGGAGTACGCCTCCGACATCGTGCACCGGGTGAAGGCGATCTGCGACGACGCCGACGTCGCGCACCCGCACATCGTGACCGAGTCGGGCCGGGCGCTGGTGTCGCACTCGGGGGTGCTCGTCTTCCAGGTGCTCGGCAGCCGCACCTTTCCCGACGAGCCCGATCAGGCGCTGGTGAAGCGGGCTCTCGAGCAGGACTCCGACGAGACTCCGCAGCCGCTGCTCGACCTGGTCGATGCCTGGGAGCGGCTCCAGGACGGGGCCGATCCGGGGGAGGTCTACCACGACGCCGAGCACGCGCTGTCGGAGGCGGTGAGCCTGTTCAGTCTCGGCTACATGGACATCACCTGCCGGGCCGCTACCGAAGAGATCTACTGGGCGATCGGCATGCGGCTGCTCGCCGAAGAGGGCGACGATCTGCCCGAGGACTTCGCCGATCTTCCGGACCGCCTCGGCGACATCTACTTCTCGAACTTCAGCCTCTTCCAGTCGCTGATCGACGCGTGGGGGATCGACCAGATCTTCCCCATCATGCCGATCCACCGGCTCGACGAGCGGCCCGATCGACGGGGTACGCTCGCCGACATCACCTGCGACTCCGACGGCAAGGTCGACCGCTTTCCGGGCGCGGCCGAGCCCGAGACGACCCTGCCGCTGCACCGACTCCGCAAGGGCGGCGACGGGGGACCGGCGGGCGAGTACGAGCCGTACTACCTCGCCGTCTTTCTGACGGGTGCCTATCAGGAGACGCTGGGCGACCTTCACAACCTCTTCGGCGACACGCACGCCGTGCACGTCGTGGCCAACGGCGACGGCGGGTGGTCGCTCGACGAAGTGGTCGAGGGCGACACGGTGCGCGAGGTGCTGCGCTTCGTACAGTTCTCGCCCGACGACATGCGCCGGGCGCTCCGCAAGGAGATCGAGAGCGCGGTGGCCTCGAAGCACCTCACCCTGCGCGAGGCGGTGCGCATGCGGCGCTTTCTCGACGACGGACTCGACGGCTACACCTACCTCGAGTAG
- a CDS encoding DNA mismatch repair protein MutS yields MTAPSTPRAARVARREELEREGAALDAEAARLGVVRFVTFFVALTPWVVAELWASVPDAVGFASLPLLALFALLVSRHRRLRARRARVQVGEELAGRAVARIDRDWAALPEPGEAPERGAGSHPWAVDLDLYGRASLRQLLGPVHTPMGAVTLDGWLLDPMASEGLGARQEAVRELALDPGLCEAVAIEGALLDPVDPGALDGFLAWCAQPPIVSARAGLAAWILPALTLLLAVGDGFDLAPAWSWVVPLAASAVVAFRWGHRLHLDFARASSGVPGLRRYHRLFALWEAAPGEAALRRRLVQALGEGDGAASAALGRLERLLDMADARFSSLHPALAIGLLWDVHVGRALDRWRAAHGARVAGWMESMGTLEALASVATLAAEHPDWAMPEVESPEHPPHFTATGLGHPLLPAGVAVHNDVALGPPGTALLITGSNMSGKSTLLRSIGLAVVMTGLGAPVCAGALRLTRCRLYTSMRVQDSLEAGVSFFMAELRRLAAILDAAPPTGSGDEPLLYLVDEILQGTNSEERRVAGRRFVRHLLRRRAIGAVTTHDLGFHEHPEVAAASRLVHFRESVATGGEGPGLTFDYRLRPGLATTRNALRLAEQVGLTDPDAAGDPVS; encoded by the coding sequence ATGACGGCCCCCTCCACCCCACGGGCGGCCCGGGTCGCCCGTCGGGAGGAGCTCGAACGGGAGGGGGCGGCCCTCGACGCGGAGGCCGCACGCCTGGGCGTCGTTCGCTTCGTCACCTTCTTCGTGGCGCTCACCCCCTGGGTGGTGGCCGAGCTGTGGGCGTCGGTGCCCGACGCCGTGGGCTTCGCCTCGCTCCCCCTCCTGGCCCTCTTCGCGCTGCTGGTGTCGCGCCATCGCCGACTGCGGGCCCGCCGCGCGCGGGTGCAGGTGGGCGAGGAGCTCGCCGGCCGGGCCGTGGCCCGCATCGACCGCGACTGGGCGGCGCTCCCCGAGCCCGGCGAGGCGCCCGAGCGGGGGGCGGGGTCGCATCCGTGGGCGGTCGATCTCGACCTGTATGGCAGGGCGTCGCTGCGGCAGCTGCTGGGGCCGGTCCACACCCCGATGGGCGCCGTCACTCTCGACGGCTGGCTGCTCGACCCGATGGCCTCCGAGGGACTGGGCGCGCGTCAGGAGGCGGTCCGCGAGCTCGCCCTCGACCCCGGGCTGTGCGAGGCGGTGGCGATCGAGGGCGCGCTGCTCGATCCCGTCGACCCCGGTGCGCTCGACGGCTTTCTCGCCTGGTGCGCACAGCCCCCCATCGTGAGCGCGCGGGCGGGGCTCGCCGCGTGGATCCTGCCCGCGCTCACGCTGCTCCTGGCGGTGGGTGACGGCTTCGACCTCGCTCCGGCCTGGAGCTGGGTGGTGCCGCTGGCGGCGTCGGCGGTGGTCGCCTTCCGGTGGGGGCATCGCCTGCACCTCGACTTCGCGCGGGCGTCGTCGGGGGTGCCCGGGCTCCGGCGCTACCACCGCCTCTTCGCCCTCTGGGAGGCGGCCCCCGGCGAGGCCGCGCTGCGCCGGCGTCTCGTGCAGGCCCTGGGCGAGGGAGACGGTGCGGCCTCGGCCGCCCTCGGCCGCCTCGAGCGTCTGCTCGACATGGCCGACGCCCGGTTCTCGTCGCTGCACCCGGCGCTCGCCATCGGGCTGCTGTGGGACGTGCACGTGGGGCGGGCGCTCGACCGCTGGCGCGCCGCCCACGGGGCGCGGGTCGCGGGCTGGATGGAGTCGATGGGCACCCTCGAGGCGCTGGCGTCGGTGGCGACCCTCGCCGCGGAGCACCCCGATTGGGCGATGCCCGAGGTGGAGTCCCCCGAACACCCGCCGCACTTCACCGCCACCGGTCTGGGCCACCCGCTGCTGCCCGCCGGGGTGGCCGTGCACAACGACGTCGCGCTGGGCCCCCCGGGTACGGCGCTTCTGATCACGGGGTCGAACATGTCGGGCAAGAGCACCCTGCTGCGCTCGATCGGGCTGGCCGTGGTCATGACCGGGCTGGGCGCTCCGGTGTGCGCGGGGGCGCTGCGGCTCACGCGGTGCCGCCTCTACACCTCGATGCGGGTCCAGGACTCGCTCGAGGCGGGGGTGAGCTTCTTCATGGCCGAGCTCCGCCGGCTGGCCGCCATTCTCGACGCGGCCCCCCCGACCGGCAGCGGTGACGAGCCGCTGCTCTACCTCGTGGACGAGATTCTCCAGGGCACCAACTCGGAGGAGCGCCGGGTGGCCGGGCGCCGCTTCGTGCGCCATCTGCTGCGGCGCCGCGCGATCGGGGCGGTCACCACCCACGACCTGGGGTTTCACGAGCACCCGGAGGTGGCCGCGGCGTCGCGCCTGGTGCATTTCCGGGAGTCGGTCGCCACCGGGGGCGAGGGTCCCGGACTCACCTTCGACTATCGACTCCGCCCGGGCCTCGCCACCACCCGCAACGCCCTCCGGCTCGCCGAGCAGGTGGGGCTCACCGACCCCGACGCGGCCGGCGATCCCGTCAGTTGA
- the cyoE gene encoding heme o synthase yields the protein MAPTTPTPPAPESGVAPESGAEAPRTFGRRKPPRHPLYELTKPGITGFVMVTAGASAHVAAGGAAGLWPMIHTLVGTGLGTGGALALNQVFEREFDARMQRTRARPIPSGRISARAAGVFGTALLAVGILWLAVTVGVLPAAFTALSAVAYLWVYTPLKRTSYLATLAGAIPGALPALIGWTAAGGSAFDLGGWVLFGIFFLWQLPHVLALAWLLQDDYRTVGFFLMPPSDPDGRKIGRHMVFHSLSLVLLGFAPTLLGLTGWIYGAGATVLNLGMLAACMAAASDMSFDRVKRVFFASLLYQPLILALLLVDTRPLP from the coding sequence ATGGCTCCCACCACCCCCACTCCCCCGGCACCGGAATCCGGCGTCGCCCCCGAATCGGGGGCCGAGGCGCCGCGCACCTTCGGGCGCCGGAAGCCTCCGCGGCACCCGCTGTACGAACTCACGAAGCCGGGCATCACCGGCTTCGTGATGGTCACGGCGGGGGCCAGCGCCCACGTGGCCGCGGGCGGAGCCGCCGGCCTCTGGCCGATGATCCACACCCTGGTGGGCACGGGGCTCGGGACCGGTGGAGCGCTGGCGCTGAACCAGGTGTTCGAGCGCGAGTTCGACGCCCGCATGCAGCGCACCCGCGCCCGCCCGATTCCCTCCGGTCGAATTTCGGCACGCGCGGCGGGCGTGTTCGGCACGGCACTGCTGGCGGTCGGGATCCTCTGGCTCGCGGTCACCGTGGGCGTGCTCCCGGCGGCCTTCACCGCCCTGTCGGCGGTGGCCTACCTCTGGGTCTACACCCCGCTCAAGCGCACCTCCTACCTCGCCACGCTGGCCGGCGCGATCCCCGGGGCGCTGCCCGCCCTGATCGGGTGGACGGCGGCGGGGGGAAGCGCCTTCGACCTCGGCGGGTGGGTGCTGTTCGGCATCTTCTTTCTCTGGCAGCTGCCCCACGTGCTCGCGCTCGCCTGGCTGCTCCAGGACGACTACCGCACGGTGGGCTTCTTTCTCATGCCGCCCTCCGATCCCGACGGTCGCAAGATCGGTCGGCACATGGTCTTTCACTCGCTGTCGCTGGTGCTGCTCGGCTTCGCCCCCACCCTGCTGGGCCTGACCGGGTGGATCTACGGGGCCGGGGCGACGGTGCTCAACCTGGGCATGCTCGCGGCGTGCATGGCGGCGGCGAGCGACATGTCGTTCGACCGCGTGAAGCGGGTGTTCTTCGCCAGCCTCCTCTACCAGCCGCTGATTCTGGCCCTGCTTCTGGTCGATACGCGCCCGCTGCCGTAG
- a CDS encoding P1 family peptidase — protein MGRIAPLLLALALPPSAAVAQTGEERPRARDLGIEVGIFAPGEWNAITDVPGVRVGQTTVQEGDRVNTGITAILPHDGDLYRSRVPAAIHVGNGFGKLLGVTQVRELGELETPILLTCTLCVWKAADALVEWALARPGMGTVRSLNAVVGETNDGGLNDIRARPITPAHVVRALESADTGPVDEGAVGAGRGTRAFGFKGGIGTSSRVLPESLGGHTVGVLVQSNFGGILTIDGAPVGRELGRYSFQSAVEAAAGGADEAPLDREARDDAAARWLEQDDTGQGSIMMVIATDAPLSDRNLERIASRAIMGLARTGSFAGNGSGDYVIAFSTAESVRRAPGESAAAPGEVGNDAMSALFQAVVESTEEAIYNSLLRAESVTGMGRTADALPIDETVAILRRYGVIN, from the coding sequence ATGGGCCGCATCGCCCCCCTCCTGCTCGCCCTCGCCCTCCCGCCCTCCGCGGCGGTCGCCCAGACCGGCGAGGAACGCCCCCGCGCCCGCGACCTCGGCATCGAGGTGGGCATCTTCGCGCCCGGCGAGTGGAACGCCATCACCGATGTGCCGGGGGTGCGGGTGGGCCAGACCACGGTGCAGGAGGGCGACCGGGTCAACACCGGGATCACCGCGATCCTGCCCCACGACGGCGATCTCTATCGAAGCCGGGTGCCGGCCGCGATCCATGTCGGCAACGGCTTCGGCAAGCTCCTCGGCGTGACCCAGGTGCGCGAGCTCGGCGAACTCGAGACGCCGATCCTGCTCACCTGTACCCTGTGCGTGTGGAAGGCCGCCGACGCCCTGGTCGAATGGGCCCTCGCACGCCCGGGCATGGGCACCGTGCGCTCGCTCAACGCGGTGGTGGGCGAGACCAACGACGGCGGCCTCAACGACATCCGCGCGCGTCCGATCACCCCCGCACACGTGGTGCGGGCCCTGGAGTCGGCCGACACCGGCCCGGTGGACGAGGGGGCGGTGGGCGCCGGACGCGGCACCCGCGCCTTCGGCTTCAAGGGCGGGATCGGCACCTCCAGTCGGGTGCTGCCCGAGTCGCTCGGGGGGCACACGGTGGGCGTGCTCGTGCAGTCGAACTTCGGCGGAATCCTCACGATCGACGGGGCGCCCGTGGGCCGGGAACTGGGCCGCTACTCCTTCCAGAGCGCGGTCGAAGCGGCCGCGGGCGGCGCCGACGAGGCGCCGCTCGACCGCGAGGCCCGCGACGACGCGGCGGCCCGCTGGCTCGAACAGGACGACACCGGACAGGGCTCGATCATGATGGTGATCGCCACCGACGCCCCGCTCTCGGATCGCAACCTGGAGCGCATCGCGTCGCGGGCGATCATGGGACTCGCCCGCACCGGCTCCTTCGCCGGCAACGGCTCGGGCGACTACGTGATCGCCTTCTCCACCGCCGAATCGGTCCGGCGGGCCCCCGGCGAATCCGCGGCCGCGCCGGGCGAGGTGGGGAACGACGCCATGTCGGCCCTCTTCCAGGCGGTGGTGGAGAGCACGGAAGAGGCCATCTACAACTCGCTGCTGCGCGCGGAGTCGGTCACCGGCATGGGCCGCACCGCCGACGCCCTGCCGATCGACGAAACGGTCGCGATCCTGCGCCGCTACGGCGTGATCAACTGA